DNA sequence from the Butyricimonas faecalis genome:
AGGGACAACATTCGAAACTTCTGCTTTCGCCTCCTGGCCCTTCGAAACCTCGTTGGCCGTCTTAAAATTCAGCGAAATCAAGTAAATGACAACACATAACAAAATCACCTTGGGTAACTTCGTGACAAAAGTCGCAACATTCTCTTGAATACTCATATCAATCTTATCCATTTTTGAAGACACAAAAATAAGGAGAAAATCATTTATTTGTATATTCTACCCGACTTAATTATATTTGTCACATTCTAAAACCAAATAATGAAATTTAAAATGAAAAAAGTCACTTACTTAGTTTGTTGCGTAGGACTAGCGCTGCAATCCTGCCAATCAGGGCAAGTGAAGAATGAAAACCCATTTTTCAACACGTATGGAACCCCTTATGAAGTTCCCCCTTTCCACTTGATTAAAAATCAACATTATCTCCCCGCCTACGAAGAAGGGATGAAGCGACACCAAGCGGAAATCGACGCGATTATCAACAATCCGGAAGCACCGACATTTAAAAACACGATCGACGCACTCGAAACTTCCGGCGAACTACTGAACAAAGTATCTTCCGTGTTCGGCAACCAACAAGGAGCGAACACGAACGATTCGATCAAGGCCATTGCCAAAGAGATTACTCCAAAACTCACCGCTCACTGGGACGCGATCAACTTGAATGACAAACTCTTCGAGCGAATCAAAACAGTATACAATAATAAGGAGAAAGAAAACCTGACCCCGGAACAACTAACCGTACTCGACAAATATTACCAAGGCTTCGTTCGGGGTGGAGCAAACCTCTCTCCCGAAGACAAAGAAACATTCAAGAAATTGAATAGCGAACTATCCATGCTCAGCCTGCAATTCGGCGAAAACCTGCTGAACGAAACCAATAGCTTCAAGCTGGTCATCGATAACGAAAAAGATTTATCCGGTCTTCCCGAGAACGTGATCGCCACGGCAGCAACCGCGGCCCGAAATGCCAGTCTGGAAGGGAAATGGGTATTCACCCTTCACAACCCGAGCATGATCCCCTTCCTGCAATACGCCGACAATCGGGATTTAAGAGAAAAAATCTACAAGGCTTACATCAACCGTTGTAACAACGACAACGAATTCGATAACAAAGAAATTATATCCAAGATCGTTTCCCTGCGAGTACAAAAAGCCCAATTGCTCGGCTACGACACCCACGCGGCATTTGTTCTCGACAACAACATGGCCAAAACCCCGGAGAACGTGTACAACCTGTGTAACCAAATCTGGGACGCCGCCCTCCCGATCGCTAAAAAAGAAGCCAAAGAACTTCAAGACATGATTCGGAAAGAAGGCAAAAACTTCAAATTACAACCTTGGGACTGGCGTTATTACGCGGAAAAAGTAAAGAAAGCCAAATACGGGCTGGACGAGAACGAACTTCGTCAATACTTCCCGTTGGAAAACGTCAGAGAAGGAGCTTTCTACACGGCCAATAAATTATATGGAATCACGTTCACGCAACGTACCGACCTTCCCGTTCCCCACCCGGACGCCTTGGCATTCGAGGTGAAAGAAGCAAATGGCGACCACATCGGGATCCTCTACATGGACTTCCACCCGAGAGAAAGCAAACGTTCAGGAGCTTGGATGAACGCTTATCGCAAGCAATCCGCGTTAGGCAAAAAAGTAACCCCGATCATCACGAACGTCTGCAACTTCACCAAACCTACCGGGGACATTCCGGCATTATTGAGCTTCGACGAGGCACAAACCCTTTTCCATGAATTCGGTCATGCCCTTCACGGCCTATTGTCACAATGCACATATAATAAAGTATCAGGAACCTCTGTTCCCCGAGATTTCGTGGAACTCCCGTCCCAAATTATGGAGAACTGGGCTGCCGATCCCGAAGTACTGAAAGTGTACGCCCGTCATTACAAAACGGGAGAACCCATCCCGCAAGAACTTATCGACAAATTGGAGAATAGCGGACATTTCAACCAAGGATTCGTCACCACCGAATTCATGGCAGCGGCCCTACTGGATATGGCTTACCACACGCGTAACACGACCGATCCCGTCAACCCGAATGAATTCGAAAAAGCCACGTTGGAAAAAATCGGCCTTATACCCGAGATTACAGTACGCTATCGCAGCCCCTACTTCCAGCACATATTTGCCGGTGGTTACTCTTCCGGGTATTACGCCTACACGTGGGCAGAAGTACTTGACGCCGACGCGTTCGAAGCATTCAAAGAAACGGGTGACATCTTCAACCCCGAAAAAGCAAAAGCATTCCGGGAAAACATCCTTTCCAAAGGAGCTTCCGAAGACGCCATGACCCTTTACCAAAAATTCAGAGGGCAAGAACCATCTATTGATCCGCTACTAAAACGCAAAGGATTAAAATAAAAAAATAGAGGATTGTGAACCACAATCCTCTATTTTTTTATTTTTTCACGCAACCTTTTCCAAAAATCTGCATCTAATAAATGAATTCACACGAAGTAATAAAAACGGGCTTATTGCAAAAAATGGATGCTCGAAGTAGTTCCAAATTTTAGGGTTAGTAGTAAATAGTGAAAAAGCTGTCTCATGTCAAGACAGCTTTTTTTGATTATATCGACACCATTCGGCAATCCCGCACTCTTCACACTTCGGTTTTCTTGCCATGCAAACATACCGTCCGTGCAATATCAACCAATGATGAGCCGAGGACAACCATTCGGCAGGAATATGCGCCACGAGTTGTTTCTCCGTCTCCAACGGCGTCTTGGCACCCGTTACCAGTCCGATACGATCGGCAACCCGGAAAACGTGCGTGTCAACAGGCATCGCCGGACGCTTGAAAGCCACCGCTTCCATCACATTCGCAGTCTTACGCCCCACCCCGGGTAACGTTTGCAACAACTCGAAATCATCCGGGACAACCCCATTGAAATCTTCCACCAACTTTTTCGCCATCGCCGACAAATGCTTGGATTTACTATTCGGGTAAGAGATTGATTTAATCAACTCGAAAATCTCCTCCACGCTCGCCCGGGACATGGACACGGCATCCGGGAATCGCTCGAACAAAGCGGGAGTCACCATATTCACCCGCTTATCCGTACATTGCGCCGATAAAATCACCGCCACCAACAACTGGAAGGGATCCTTATACTGCAACTCCGTATCAGCTAACGGCATACGTTCTCTAAACCATGCCAACACCTTATCGTACCTCTCCTCTAATCGCATAATATTAACTTTTTACCTACCTTCATTTTCTCCTTTTTTCAATTTCGAGCGTACAAGCTCGGCCACGAATTGCTCCGTCTGCGACCACAACTTCCGACAAGCCTCCACGTCAAGAGCCGATTGGGGTAACCCCACCTGACGCTTACTCTTGAAAAAACCTCCCGATACATTCGCGTACCGGTCGGAAGTAGCCAAAAGAATGGCCGTCATCGCCCCCCGTTCCGGAGATTTAATAAACGGACGGAAAAAAATATCCGCCAAAGGATCATACCACCTGTGCATCGTAATCATTCCCGTGTTCACCACGCCCGGATCGACAGCATTCACGGTAATCGCACGCCCCTGTAACCGTCGGGCCAGTTCGGTAGTGAACATCAGTATCGCCAACTTAGAATCGGGATAAGCCTTAAAACGACGGTAATGCTCCGGATCCAATGCAAAGAAATGATCTCCGACCTTCCCCATCTTACAGGTAACCGACGACGTGTTAATAATCCGAGACCTCCCGCTCCTTCCCATATTCGGAAGCAACCAATTCGTCAACAACCAAGTCCCCATGTAATTCACCCCCACCGTCGTCTCCACCCCATCCTCCGTCGTCGAAAAATCCCGGCACATGATCCCCGCGTTATTCACCAACACACGCACCTCCCGTCCATTCAACCCGTCGACGAAAGAACGAATTGAAGCGACCGACGCCAAATCCAACCGGTGCAACTCCACCCGCCCGTTTCCCGTCTCCCGCACAATCTCATCCCTTACTTCTGCCGCCCGTTCCACGTTCCGACAAGCCATAATCACGGGAACACCCGTCCCGGCAATCGCTCTCGTGATCGCCTTTCCCATGCCGCCATTGGCCCCAGTGATGATAAACAAACCTTTATCCATTTATGATTTTTGATTTATGATTTTTGATCCAACTAATTTCTTGATTTATGATTTTAGATTAGGTGATTTCCTCCCACTAACTGCTTCTTTTCTTAATCGTAAATCGTAATTCATAAATCATAAATTAATGGATTCTTTCATTCCCAATTGCCTTTTTCACCTTCTTCATCGTCCACCTCACTAGCCCGTAAGGCCAAAGTAACATGAAGCCGATAAAAAAGTAATTAATTACCCCGGGAATCATTTGGGCACGGCGACGAAACATCCCGTTAATCGCCCGGTGGGCAAGCGTTTCCGGTTTCATCATCACGCCGATTCGCACGGCCAACCGCTGCAAATGAAGGGGCAATTTATATAAATTGGTAGCAACCGCACCCGGACAAACCGTGGTAACGTTCACCCCGTAATCAAGCATCTCCAAACGAAAAGCTCGGGAAAAACTCTTCAAAAAACACTTCGTGGAAGCGTATAACGATATGTCCGGATAAGAAAACCAAGCCGACATGGAAGACATATTGAGGATATACCCTTTTCCCCGTCTTCTCATATCCTCGCCAAAATAACGACAAAGCAGCACGACCGTATTCACGTGCAACATCAACATGGTCCGCACAACCCCCACGGAAAGATTCACCACATGATCGTACCGGAAAATACCGGCATTATTCACCAGCACCTCCACCTGCAAACCTAACGCCACGCAGAAACCGTGCAAATGCTCCGCCGCATCCGGCAGCGACAAATCCATGTAAAGAGGCCACGTCTGCACCTCGTACGTGCGCGACAACTCCCCGGCACATCGCGTGAGGCGCTCCTCCTCGTTGCTGACCATCACGACATCATACCCCCGGGCACATAACTCCCGGGCGTACTCCAACCCGATTCCCGAACTGGCTCCTGTCACAATGGCAACCGGATGAACGCTAGACAAACTCTGTACTTCCATAAATCACCATATTTCAATTTTTCTTTGCTTCCGCCTCCAATTCCTTCAACAACCTCTTGGGTAAATCCGGAATATGCTTATGACAAGCCATCTCCCGGGAATACATACGGGCAATGCAATAATTCGTGTGTTCGCAAGCATTCCGGGCATTCTCCTCCCGTGCCATCCGGTTCACGAAATCCGGTTCATTCAACAAGGCGCGAGCCATCGAAACCCCATCAAACCCGGCATCCAACACCATATCGATCTTTTCCCGAGAAAGCAAACCTCCCACGTACACGAGGGGCAACTTCACCGCTTCCCGGAACTTCAAGGCATCCTCGAAAAAATAAGCCTCCTTAAACGGTACCGTCGGGATCATCATATGCCCGGCAAGCCGCACGCCGATCGGTAACCAGAACTGTTTCATGTAATACGTCAAACTGCGGATAGGCATAGCCCCCCTCATCACGTACATCGGTGCCCGGCTGACAAAACCGCCACTCAAAATCAAGGCATGAGCCCCTGCCGCCTCCAGCGCCTTGGCCACCTCGATACATTCCGGCACCTCCATCCCACCCCGGAACCCATCCCGGGTATTCATCTTCACCAACACGGCCATATCATCCCCCGCCGCCGCCATCACTTCCGCCATCACCATACGCATAAACCGCATCCTGTTCTCCAGCGATCCCCCGAACTCGTCTTTCCGATGGTTCGTGTAAGGCGAAAGAAACTGGCTGATCAGATACCCGTGTCCGGCATGAACCTCCACGGCATCAAAACCCGCTTCCCTGGCCATATTCACGGCTTGCCCGAACGCCTTTGCCATCTCCGCGATCTCCTCCTTCTTCATCCCTCGCACCAACGTCGGCGAATAGATATTAAAACCGCTCGAAGCAGATATGGGCGTGCAACCACAGATACCCTTATGCGACATATTACCGCAATGCCCGATCTGTATGGACGCGGCCGCACCCGCTGCATGGATATCATCCGTGATCTGTCGCAACGCCGGAAGAATCTCCGGCCTCAACCACAATTGATGGGGAAACGACAAACCGCTACGAACAACCGCCGCGTAAGCGATCGTCGTCATCCCGATGCCTCCCCGGGCCACCGAAAGATGATAATCATGTAACATTTCCGAAGGTGCATTCCCCGGACACATACCCTCAAATGCCGCTGCCCGTATCGTCCGGTTGCGCAAAGTCAGCGGTCCGATTGTCAATGGCGTGAATAACTTGGATTCTCGTGTCATATTCTTAATATATAAAAGGAATCACTCGTTTAAGACGACGTCTTTTCACCTCATCCCCGAACATCCCTAAATATTTGTGATAAATTGTATTAGCTCTCGGTACTAAATTAGCAAACGTCCAGATGGCGAAAACGGCCCCGGCAAGCGACCACGTGAGAATGGCAAAACCGACCCATTCAACGATCTCGCCAAAATAATTTGCCGAAGTCACGTAACGAAACATCCCGCCCCGCGGCAAATAATGTCCCGTATCACCGGGACGCCGCAAATGACGAATGATATGATCCGACTGGATATTCGTGTACATCCCGGCAAAGAACAAAAGCGTCCCGATAATAAACTGCGGCGACGTCAACCACCCCGGGGTGTAAAGATCCGACGGGGCAAAATAGAATATCCATCCCCCCTGCATACACGCGTTGAACACGTTAAACGTGATACCCATCAATATGATTCCCAACGGCATCCGTCCCTTCCCTTTCAACAGCAACGGGAAAATAAACGAACGTTGCATATAATGTATCTCGAAAAAAACGAAGAATATCAACGGCACCAGCTCGCATCTCCGTTCCGAAAAATACCAGAAAAGTGCCATAGCAATAAAAACAGGAGCCTCCATCAACACCCACCCGATGCGGTTATCCACCGGT
Encoded proteins:
- a CDS encoding M3 family metallopeptidase, whose product is MKKVTYLVCCVGLALQSCQSGQVKNENPFFNTYGTPYEVPPFHLIKNQHYLPAYEEGMKRHQAEIDAIINNPEAPTFKNTIDALETSGELLNKVSSVFGNQQGANTNDSIKAIAKEITPKLTAHWDAINLNDKLFERIKTVYNNKEKENLTPEQLTVLDKYYQGFVRGGANLSPEDKETFKKLNSELSMLSLQFGENLLNETNSFKLVIDNEKDLSGLPENVIATAATAARNASLEGKWVFTLHNPSMIPFLQYADNRDLREKIYKAYINRCNNDNEFDNKEIISKIVSLRVQKAQLLGYDTHAAFVLDNNMAKTPENVYNLCNQIWDAALPIAKKEAKELQDMIRKEGKNFKLQPWDWRYYAEKVKKAKYGLDENELRQYFPLENVREGAFYTANKLYGITFTQRTDLPVPHPDALAFEVKEANGDHIGILYMDFHPRESKRSGAWMNAYRKQSALGKKVTPIITNVCNFTKPTGDIPALLSFDEAQTLFHEFGHALHGLLSQCTYNKVSGTSVPRDFVELPSQIMENWAADPEVLKVYARHYKTGEPIPQELIDKLENSGHFNQGFVTTEFMAAALLDMAYHTRNTTDPVNPNEFEKATLEKIGLIPEITVRYRSPYFQHIFAGGYSSGYYAYTWAEVLDADAFEAFKETGDIFNPEKAKAFRENILSKGASEDAMTLYQKFRGQEPSIDPLLKRKGLK
- the nth gene encoding endonuclease III — its product is MRLEERYDKVLAWFRERMPLADTELQYKDPFQLLVAVILSAQCTDKRVNMVTPALFERFPDAVSMSRASVEEIFELIKSISYPNSKSKHLSAMAKKLVEDFNGVVPDDFELLQTLPGVGRKTANVMEAVAFKRPAMPVDTHVFRVADRIGLVTGAKTPLETEKQLVAHIPAEWLSSAHHWLILHGRYVCMARKPKCEECGIAEWCRYNQKKLS
- a CDS encoding SDR family oxidoreductase, whose product is MDKGLFIITGANGGMGKAITRAIAGTGVPVIMACRNVERAAEVRDEIVRETGNGRVELHRLDLASVASIRSFVDGLNGREVRVLVNNAGIMCRDFSTTEDGVETTVGVNYMGTWLLTNWLLPNMGRSGRSRIINTSSVTCKMGKVGDHFFALDPEHYRRFKAYPDSKLAILMFTTELARRLQGRAITVNAVDPGVVNTGMITMHRWYDPLADIFFRPFIKSPERGAMTAILLATSDRYANVSGGFFKSKRQVGLPQSALDVEACRKLWSQTEQFVAELVRSKLKKGENEGR
- a CDS encoding SDR family NAD(P)-dependent oxidoreductase, coding for MEVQSLSSVHPVAIVTGASSGIGLEYARELCARGYDVVMVSNEEERLTRCAGELSRTYEVQTWPLYMDLSLPDAAEHLHGFCVALGLQVEVLVNNAGIFRYDHVVNLSVGVVRTMLMLHVNTVVLLCRYFGEDMRRRGKGYILNMSSMSAWFSYPDISLYASTKCFLKSFSRAFRLEMLDYGVNVTTVCPGAVATNLYKLPLHLQRLAVRIGVMMKPETLAHRAINGMFRRRAQMIPGVINYFFIGFMLLWPYGLVRWTMKKVKKAIGNERIH
- a CDS encoding NADH:flavin oxidoreductase, which translates into the protein MTRESKLFTPLTIGPLTLRNRTIRAAAFEGMCPGNAPSEMLHDYHLSVARGGIGMTTIAYAAVVRSGLSFPHQLWLRPEILPALRQITDDIHAAGAAASIQIGHCGNMSHKGICGCTPISASSGFNIYSPTLVRGMKKEEIAEMAKAFGQAVNMAREAGFDAVEVHAGHGYLISQFLSPYTNHRKDEFGGSLENRMRFMRMVMAEVMAAAGDDMAVLVKMNTRDGFRGGMEVPECIEVAKALEAAGAHALILSGGFVSRAPMYVMRGAMPIRSLTYYMKQFWLPIGVRLAGHMMIPTVPFKEAYFFEDALKFREAVKLPLVYVGGLLSREKIDMVLDAGFDGVSMARALLNEPDFVNRMAREENARNACEHTNYCIARMYSREMACHKHIPDLPKRLLKELEAEAKKN
- a CDS encoding DUF1295 domain-containing protein, producing MTGIAVIVFVALYFVKAGYGMFFDAKWGRPVDNRIGWVLMEAPVFIAMALFWYFSERRCELVPLIFFVFFEIHYMQRSFIFPLLLKGKGRMPLGIILMGITFNVFNACMQGGWIFYFAPSDLYTPGWLTSPQFIIGTLLFFAGMYTNIQSDHIIRHLRRPGDTGHYLPRGGMFRYVTSANYFGEIVEWVGFAILTWSLAGAVFAIWTFANLVPRANTIYHKYLGMFGDEVKRRRLKRVIPFIY